A window of Trichoderma atroviride chromosome 3, complete sequence contains these coding sequences:
- a CDS encoding uncharacterized protein (TransMembrane:3 (i34-53o59-82i102-127o)), producing MVFNTISDMEYNSIPLFFPLPTGILSELAFLWRFLWVLLSFVLFCTKMAIALWPFVSSYLFFVAAFAPNKNFVVAVVSWLSLLRYWKPWAAATADLRHEVDLAIDLIFLAWFWMGVPIIVTTIWFGLKGVLCLAGNEIVRRIHDAMEFELDTDYLDKCYSPMTPGSIGDQFMALQVAASKPGKELVWQHTSSHLYLFVLDSDRPRPDLIYGKRPRRADWGPSFTEDQLRAQKEFKKGIMERARQVLAARKNGGTTVEQPIIDLKPTTSDIEEHAPAAPSVPQPRETQSSAWPTDPESENVTDDVTIANGQTETEEPADRTQSRGEGLVGPGPKAPEPETSSGVEGNGLPEGDEDSRAEELESSQEQEGESSAEEPKSSFEEEGEGPAEEPESSSEEDGEGLLYKVDPANDPEISFEVEGEAPSTATVPEAAQELESSYEEEGESLLNIDTAPTEELDTSMEVDGEGWSTMVPVPEPSSDDGFPVTGGNMDETSYGVESDVEMADAEPLEGMAVLRPSYDLCWSNSNSQETILPLEVAAAWPLAGQEPVSCDETRGWLDVSPAFQGAQIVVEAQ from the coding sequence ATGGTCTTCAATACCATTTCCGATATGGAGTACAACTCCattcccctcttctttccccttcCCACGGGGATCCTTAGCGAACTCGCCTTTCTTTGGCGATTCCTCTGGGttctcctctcttttgtGCTTTTCTGCACCAAAATGGCCATCGCCCTCTGGCCATTTGTTTCCTCCTACCTCTTCTTTGTCGCAGCATTCGCCCCGAACAAGAACTTTGTCGTCGCCGTGGTGTCTTGGCTCTCCCTACTTCGGTACTGGAAGCCCTGGGCCGCCGCGACGGCTGACCTACGTCATGAAGTCGATCTCGCGATTGACCTCATATTTCTCGCGTGGTTCTGGATGGGCGTTCCAATCATTGTCACGACAATCTGGTTCGGCCTGAAGGGAGTTCTTTGTCTTGCCGGCAACGAAATAGTCCGCCGAATCCATGACGCCATGGAGTTCGAACTCGACACGGATTACCTCGACAAATGCTACAGCCCCATGACGCCTGGATCCATCGGCGATCAGTTCATGGCCCTGCAAGTGGCAGCCTCCAAGCCCGGAAAAGAACTCGTTTGGCAACATACCTCCTCGCACTTGTATCTGTTCGTCCTCGACTCCGACCGACCTCGACCGGATCTTATTTATGGTAAGCGTCCGCGTCGCGCCGATTGGGGGCCGTCCTTCACAGAAGACCAGTTGCGAGCCCAAAAGGAGTTCAAGAAGGGTATTATGGAGCGCGCCAGACAAGTCTTGGCAGCAAGGAAGAATGGAGGAACCACCGTTGAGCAACCAATTATCGATCTGAAGCCGACAACATCCGACATCGAAGAGCACGCCCCGGCTGCTCCATCAGTGCCTCAGCCAAGAGAGACCCAGTCTTCTGCTTGGCCCACTGATCCCGAGTCTGAGAACGTCACCGACGATGTCACGATTGCCAACGGACAAACAGAGACCGAGGAACCCGCGGACAGGACACAGTCCAGAGGTGAAGGTCTGGTCGGACCTGGCCCGAAGGCACCAGAGCCCGAGACCTCATCTGGGGTGGAAGGCAATGGCTTGCCGGAGGGTGACGAAGACAGCCGAGCTGAGGAACTGGAAAGCTCGCAAGAGCAGGAAGGTGAAAGCTCCGCCGAGGAACCCAAGTCCTCAtttgaggaggagggtgaAGGCCCGGCCGAGGAACCTGAGTCTTCGTCAGAAGAGGATGGTGAAGGCCTGCTGTACAAGGTCGACCCAGCCAACGACCCCGAGATCTCATTTGAGGTGGAAGGTGAGGCTCCATCGACAGCCACGGTACCCGAAGCGGCCCAGGAACTGGAGTCCTCGTATGAGGAGGAAGGTGAAAGCCTGCTGAACATCGACACAGCCCCGACCGAGGAACTTGATACCTCAATGGAGGTGGATGGTGAAGGTTGGTCCACCATGGTGCCTGTCCCGGAGCCGTCGTCTGACGATGGGTTCCCAGTCACCGGTGGCAACATGGACGAGACCTCCTATGGGGTGGAGTCCGACGTTGAGATGGCTGATGCCGAGCCCCTCGAGGGGATGGCGGTACTAAGGCCATCATATGATCTGTGTTGGAGCAACTCCAACTCCCAGGAAACCATCCTGCCATTGGAAGTCGCGGCGGCATGGCCTCTTGCTGGTCAAGAGCCTGTCAGCTGTGACGAAACCCGCGGATGGTTGGACGTGTCGCCTGCTTTTCAGGGCGCTCAGATCGTCGTCGAGGCCCAGTAG
- a CDS encoding uncharacterized protein (EggNog:ENOG41~TransMembrane:4 (i12-33o39-58i91-112o124-148i)), which produces MEESGADAAARPLRILAVASFVPSFALCIAHGVLSHKPVPAVGLIPQAFSVATSIALLRAAGSHRQDADAESIGSAQHGGFSIRAFLTHPIVVFVHDMILAAALMIVLVFTWTHHGRSASLSMLAAYATLPILTSFFCHLLAATLAVYQGLAIHGYLHDAPLLAPSGFLDDDDPERYRDDPEDDGSTPQPVAVEVRSKRNRQLF; this is translated from the exons ATGGAGGAATCAGGCGCTGACGCGGCTGCCCGTCCGCTGCGCATCCTCGCTGTCGCGTCTTTCGTCCCGTCCTTCGCGCTGTGCATTGCCCACGGCGTCCTGTCGCATAAACCTGTTCCCGCCGTTGGACTGATCCCGCAGGCCTTTTCCGTTGCTACGTCGATCGCGCTGCTACGTGCTGCTGGCAGCCACCGCCAGGATGCCGACGCCGAGTCTATTGGATCTGCGCAGCACGGCGGCTTCTCCATCCGCGCCTTCTTGACGCATCCCATCGTGGTGTTTGTCCACGACATGATTCTTGCTGCGGCGTTGAtgatcgtcctcgtcttcacaTGGACCCACCACGGCCGCTCAGCTTCGCTTAGTATGCTAGCTGCCTATGCGACTCTGCCTATCCTGACAAGCTT CTTCTGCCACCTCCTTGCTGCGACTCTGGCCGTCTACCAGGGGCTCGCTATTCACGGCTACTTACA TGATGCTCCCTTGCTAGCTCCCTCTGGCTTCCTGGACGACGATGATCCTGAGCGCTACCGCGATGATCCTGAAGACGATGGATCTACCCCACAGCCCGTGGCCGTTGAGGTGCGATCGAAGCGGAACC GTCAACTGTTTTAA
- a CDS encoding uncharacterized protein (EggNog:ENOG41~TransMembrane:2 (o204-222i243-264o)) — protein MAGNGKDDVEHARRYEAPYNARHPIPTISRYREEKEARQQNALKGDNGAFEGRSPQAGDDWSQDDEKADSQSESEVEAALEEPEAEETIKDTSQVDRARLDPRKLKKDSKKERAEREVTDPVTHLPVKIHDFTDSALKELDENEDPFAQTKKTASGVDEKNKPDSELRKEQQSSQKKHHALMNQFPPPDLDFLRQEITSASNRGFLASLAGACSILAVVCVLRETIHVDIRQAAGWGATAQSILLWTTLVGAGAGAFGALIFGVRDWTAKKVDNAIQDEIWRSQRRHMEHETKKYERETTLWLNSLLSSVWPLINPDLFTSLADTLEDVMQASLPKLIRMVSVDDIGQGSESLRILGIRWLPTGAAAQAVTEDGKVISDKDKNSRSNTGLEETEENDNDNDSKSDNSVFRGMEAEEGDFINLEVAFAYRTRSTSKSFKERTKDMHLYLAFYLPGNLKIPVWVDLHGAVGTMRLRLQLTPDPPFFDLCTLTLLGQPKVNLSCVPLSKHGLNIMDVPFISNFVQSAVDAAMAQYVAPKSLTLSLKDMLAGDDFKKDTYAKGVLMIHIKRGYDFKMGDSGIPLLKDSSSDPYVSVGWAKFGKVLWSTRVLLSEMEPCWHETCFVLVTPEELNIDERLRVQLWDSDRFTADDDLGRIEVDLKELMQRDESNGRMWDRTDGFRALKSGDDMPGKLEWSIGYFSKARIQECQFDQQTHDPEVRTMEQLKDKVSQRCERKLREAMFKGASSREESELQQQKLQELKAEQDAMIISAPPPDDYPSGILSLQIHNITGLEVQKLSKNLKDKDGSASDEETGDGLPSAYCTVIINHNKTYKTRTKPQNSKPFFNASCERFIRDWRSCEVYVSVRDARLHEDHPLLGIVRLPLREVFEKRSQRNGFWPLSGGIGYGKIRLSMVWRSVQLQAPRSLIGWQYGTVNIQPVATSSDCPPDLKHAKLKLRTDIGGGKMYSRGSDVAMWAASKERPLNLAVQKRYSSCFSIAFKDKKKVLGDKVTAFSVCWLKDIPDEEEMTLELPIWKGDMKRATANCLEQCGERIGTLKLKVTYWPGMGSAHSEWANNNDHMRDVVEVIDAARDNLRDDELEREAGIVDEEISSDSDSSDEHEYIPDGSAEHKQGPLDQIRDYKRRNKALHRQHRGLMQWKAPRTAKWVKHKLDKAESSVTNLLDHRSKDAGIETEV, from the exons ATggccggcaatggcaaagatgatgtAGAGCACGCTCGTCGCTACGAAGCTCCGTACAACGCAAGACACCCGATCCCGACCATCTCCAGGTATcgcgaagaaaaagaagccagaCAGCAAAATGCACTCAAGGGCGACAACGGTGCTTTCGAAGGCCGCTCTCCCCAGGCCGGAGACGATTGGAGCCAAGATGACGAAAAAGCCGATTCTCAATCCGAATCCGAAGTAGAAGCGGCATTGGAAGAaccagaggcagaggagacgATCAAAGACACGTCGCAGGTTGATCGTGCCAGACTCGATCCGCGAAAGCTGAAGAAAGACtccaagaaagaaagggcTGAACGTGAAGTCACTGATCCGGTTACCCACCTGCCGGTAAAGATACACGACTTCACAGATAGTGCTCTAAAAGAACTCGACGAAAACGAGGACCCATTTGCACAGACAAAGAAGACAGCTTCTGGAGTagatgaaaagaacaagCCCGACTCCGAATTGCGAAAGGAGCAACAAAGTTCGCAAAAGAAGCATCATGCCTTGATGAACCAGTTTCCACCGCCCGACCTCGACTTTCTCCGCCAAGAAATTACCAGTGCAAGCAACCGTGGGTTCTTAGCCTCGCTCGCCGGCGCATGCAGTATCTTGGCTGTCGTTTGCGTACTTCGCGAAACGATACATGTGGATATACGTCAGGCTGCGGGATGGGGAGCCACAGCTCAGAGCATACTGCTATGGACCACTCtggttggtgctggtgcggGAGCATTTGGCGCTCTCATCTTTGGCGTGAGAGATTGGACCGCAAAAAAAGTAGACAACGCAATTCAAGACGAGATATGGCGGTCGCAGCGCCGGCACATGGAGCATGAGACGAAGAAGTACGAGCGAGAAACGACTCTATGGCTTAATTCTTTGCTCAGCTCCGTCTGGCCGCTTATCAATCCCGACCTGTTCACCAGCCTAGCAGATACGTTGGAAGATGTAATGCAAGCTTCACTGCCAAAGCTGATACGAATGGTCAGTGTTGATGACATTGGCCAAGGCAGCGAATCGCTGCGCATTCTCGGCATCCGATGGCTGCCAACCGGagcagctgctcaagctgtAACAGAGGACGGCAAAGTCATCTCGGATAAAGACAAAAACAGTCGCAGCAATACAGGCCTAGAGGAAACTGAAGAAAACGACAACGATAACGACAGCAAAAGTGATAATTCAGTCTTTAGAGGCATGGAAGCCGAGGAAGGCGACTTCATCAACTTGGAAGTTGCTTTCGCATACAGGACGCGATCCACTAGTAAGTCTTTCAAAGAGAGGACCAAGGATATGCATCTTTACTTGGCTTTCTATCTTCCTGGAAATTTGAAGATTCCCGTTTGGGTCGATCTGCACGGAGCTGTTGGCACCATGAGACTGCGGCTGCAGCTCACACCGGATCCTCCATTCTTTGACCTTTGCACTCTGACACTGCTCGGCCAACCGAAAGTAAACCTGAGTTGCGTGCCTCTGAGCAAGCATGGCCTCAACATCATGGACGTACCATTCATTAGCAACTTTGTGCAATCTGCTGTCGATGCCGCAATGGCGCAGTATGTAGCGCCCAAGAGTCTCACGCTGAGCCTCAAGGACATGCTCGCGGGAGACGACTTCAAGAAAGATACATATGCAAAGGGTGTTCTCATGATCCATATCAAGCGCGGCTACGATTTTAAGATGGGAGATTCGGGCATACCGCTTCTCAAGGACTCCAGCTCAGACCCCTACGTATCTGTCGGGTGGGCAAAATTTGGCAAAGTACTCTGGAGCACGCGCGTTCTGCTATCTGAAATGGAGCCATGCTGGCATGAAACTTGCTTTGTACTAGTTACCCCCGAAGAGCTAAACATTGATGAAAGACTGCGAGTACAACTTTGGGATTCTGATCGCTTCACCGCAGACGACGATCTCGGGCGGATTGAAGTCGATCTCAAGGAGCTTATGCAGAGGGATGAGTCGAATGGACGCATGTGGGATCGTACGGATGGCTTCAGAGCGCTGAAATCTGGCGATGACATGCCCGGGAAGCTCGAATGGAGTATTGGATACTTCTCCAAAGCAAGGATCCAGGAATGCCAATTCGACCAGCAGACTCACGATCCGGAAGTCAGAACAATGGAGCAACTGAAAGATAAAGTCAGCCAAAGATGCGAGCGGAAGCTTCGAGAGGCCATGTTCAAAGGCGCTTCTAGTCGTGAGGAGAGCGaactgcagcagcaaaaactgcaggagctcaaggcagAGCAAGACGCCATGATCATTTCGGCACCACCGCCGGATGACTACCCAAGCGGCATCCTTAGCCTGCAGATTCACAACATTACCGGCCTCGAAGTACAGAAGCTTAGCAAGAATCTAAAGGATAAAGACGGCAGTGCGAGTGACGAGGAGACTGGCGACGGTCTGCCAAGCGCGTACTGCacagtcatcatcaaccacaACAAAACTTACAAAACGCGCACCAAGCCCCAAAACTCGAAACCATTCTTCAACGCCAGCTGCGAGCGCTTTATTCGAGACTGGCGCTCTTGCGAAGTATACGTCTCTGTTCGAGACGCAAGGCTGCACGAGGACCACCCGTTATTAGGAATCGTCCGCCTGCCTTTACGCGAGGTATTTGAAAAACGCTCGCAAAGGAACGGGTTCTGGCCCCTATCTGGAGGCATTGGATACGGAAAGATCAGACTGTCCATGGTGTGGCGCAGCGtccagcttcaagctccGCGCAGCCTAATCGGATGGCAATATGGTACAGTCAACATTCAGCCAGTAGCAACGAGTTCGGACTGCCCTCCAGACTTGAAACATGCAAAACTCAAGCTGAGAACGGACATTGGCGGCGGGAAAATGTATTCTCGTGGATCTGACGTGGCCATGTGGGCTGCAAGCAAAGAGCGACCTCTCAACCTTGCCGTCCAAAAAAGATATAGCAGCTGCTTTTCTATTGCCTTCAAAGATAAGAAAAAGGTCCTTGGAGATAAGGTTACCGCGTTCAGCGTATGCTGGCTGAAAGATATCCcggacgaggaagagatgacGCTCGAGCTGCCAATCTGGAAAGGCGACATGAAGAGAGCTACAGCGAATTGCTTGGAACAATGTGGGGAGCGAATCGGCACTCTCAAGCTAAAAGTCACATATTGGCCAGGGATG GGCTCTGCACATTCAGAATGGGCTAATAATAATGACCATATGCGGGATGTTGTTGAAGTAATCGACGCCGCAAGAGATAACCTGAGGGATGACGAGctagaaagagaagcaggaaTTGTGGACGAAGAAATTTCGAGTGACAGCGACAGCTCTGACGAGCACGAGTACATACCAGATGGCAGCGCAGAACATAAACAAGGCCCGCTAGACCAGATACGAGATTATAAACGGAGAAATAAAGCCTTACACAGACAGCATCGTGGGCTTATGCAATGGAAG GCACCTCGGACAGCTAAATGGGTGAAACACAAGCTGGACAAGGCAGAAAGCAGCGTCACGAATCTGCTTGATCACCGCAGCAAAGATGCCGGAATTGAGACTGAGGTTTAA